The following nucleotide sequence is from Desulfonatronum thioautotrophicum.
GAATTATGGTTAATCCCTGAAGGCGTTGCCGCGGAGGTAGAAATCAAGAAACCTCTTTCCGGTTATATTGCCGGACTGGAGTCTTGTTCAAAAGCTACACGAGAATCTGTCCGGCAAATTCATCCTCTCGTTGCTGCCTGGGATCTCGGAAACGGCGAGAGTGAAGTTCTTACGTTGGCCATTGAGCATGGCGGGAAATGTAAAGCCGTCCTGGATGATCTGCAGGCCAGGAAGTGTGCAAATCTTTTTGGAGTGCCCTTGGTCGGGACTTTGGGATTGCTTGTTATGGCAAAGCGTGTTGGATTGGTTAAGTCGATCAGACCTGAAATAGAAAAATTAATTGGCATTGGTCTTCGCATTGATCCCGTTTTACTTTCAGGTGTTTATCAAAAAATTGGAGAGTAGCGAAGACGAAATGAAGTGGGGGAGTACTGAAGAGGTGATCCTTTACGCAGCGCTCTTTATTTGGCTTGAAATTTGCATACTTGCGTAGACATGAATGCCTTCCCTTTTACCCCGCGGAACAATCTGCGAACAAAGAGGTATCAACTCCGAGGTATGAGCTTAAATCGAAAAATTTTTGATTTTTATCATATTATATC
It contains:
- a CDS encoding DUF3368 domain-containing protein, with the protein product MSRVHVLNASPLILLGKADLLRVVSPLAELWLIPEGVAAEVEIKKPLSGYIAGLESCSKATRESVRQIHPLVAAWDLGNGESEVLTLAIEHGGKCKAVLDDLQARKCANLFGVPLVGTLGLLVMAKRVGLVKSIRPEIEKLIGIGLRIDPVLLSGVYQKIGE